A window of the Fodinibius sp. Rm-B-1B1-1 genome harbors these coding sequences:
- a CDS encoding SGNH/GDSL hydrolase family protein, with product MTSYFKTIYVLVFAVVFVFACEGNYDSLVEEQLEENPTPDEVSGDAGSADFSNYVAIGNSLTAGYMDGALYNMGQEYSLAALLHQQMQLAGGSGNFNQPDINSELGFNTSVDPNPQNGTILGRYKLDTSIPGPSPTVGGDEIASYDGNTAELNNFGVPGIVVGQLLTEDTGNPQTQAYNPFYARFASSPGSSTIIGDVLAAQPSFFTLWIGNNDVLGYAISGASNPNILTAEQDFENYFNKTVDQLLNNSEASGIVATIPPVTAIPFFQAVSYDAIELAEEEAMQLNQALAGVNDALDAVAANFPNRSQEDMDARKINYQEGNNPILVNDPALDDLENEFDALGLPQEQRQALVPYEQSRPLTADELVTLSAGSVLGTEYNPQSETPTTIGVVIPLGFDSQSSAFGDAYYLTVQEQVEIQNRTTAFNTTIATKTAQHSDRLALFDINAGFPGNPNTEMGAFADLFGIDGELGIRVQGTLLQPDFSPNGVFSTDGIHPNARGNAILANEFIKVIEDAFGADIPDVDVLNLPSVQLCAGDCVSQQQQKTVAEIGKITFDM from the coding sequence ATGACATCCTACTTCAAAACAATTTATGTACTTGTATTTGCTGTCGTTTTTGTATTCGCATGTGAAGGCAACTATGATTCACTGGTGGAAGAGCAGCTTGAAGAAAATCCGACGCCGGATGAAGTTTCAGGTGATGCCGGATCTGCTGACTTTAGCAACTATGTAGCCATTGGAAACTCCCTAACAGCCGGCTATATGGATGGTGCCCTCTATAATATGGGACAAGAATATTCGCTGGCCGCCCTGCTTCACCAACAGATGCAACTTGCAGGAGGCTCCGGCAATTTTAACCAACCGGATATCAATTCTGAGCTGGGTTTTAATACCTCTGTTGATCCCAATCCCCAAAACGGAACAATCTTGGGCAGATACAAACTCGATACCAGCATTCCGGGCCCCTCTCCCACTGTGGGAGGTGATGAAATTGCTTCCTATGATGGAAATACTGCCGAACTTAATAACTTCGGCGTTCCGGGTATCGTCGTAGGCCAACTGTTGACCGAAGATACCGGCAATCCACAGACCCAGGCTTACAACCCTTTTTATGCCCGTTTTGCAAGCAGTCCCGGAAGCTCTACCATCATAGGTGATGTTTTGGCTGCCCAACCATCATTTTTTACGCTCTGGATTGGCAATAATGATGTTTTAGGATATGCCATTTCGGGCGCATCAAACCCAAATATTCTGACCGCGGAGCAAGATTTTGAGAATTACTTTAACAAAACGGTAGATCAGCTGTTAAATAATTCAGAGGCCAGTGGTATCGTTGCAACCATTCCACCAGTAACCGCTATTCCATTCTTCCAAGCCGTGTCGTACGATGCAATCGAATTGGCGGAAGAGGAAGCCATGCAACTCAATCAGGCATTGGCTGGTGTTAATGATGCCTTAGATGCCGTTGCAGCAAACTTTCCCAATCGCTCACAAGAAGATATGGATGCTCGTAAGATAAATTATCAAGAAGGAAACAATCCTATTTTAGTAAATGATCCTGCGTTGGATGATTTAGAGAATGAATTTGACGCGCTGGGTCTCCCTCAAGAGCAGCGGCAGGCCTTAGTACCCTACGAACAATCACGACCGCTTACTGCTGATGAACTGGTAACATTATCAGCTGGTTCTGTTTTGGGGACAGAGTATAATCCCCAAAGTGAAACCCCTACTACTATTGGCGTTGTCATTCCACTTGGTTTTGATTCCCAGTCCTCTGCATTTGGTGATGCTTATTACCTGACCGTTCAGGAACAGGTTGAAATTCAGAATCGAACTACTGCATTTAATACAACCATTGCTACCAAAACTGCTCAACATTCTGATCGATTAGCCCTGTTCGATATTAACGCCGGCTTTCCGGGGAATCCTAATACCGAAATGGGCGCTTTTGCTGATCTGTTTGGTATTGATGGTGAACTGGGCATTCGCGTTCAGGGTACGCTTTTACAGCCAGACTTTAGTCCCAATGGCGTTTTTTCTACCGATGGCATCCATCCCAATGCCCGTGGAAATGCGATACTTGCTAATGAGTTTATAAAGGTCATTGAGGATGCTTTTGGTGCTGACATACCGGATGTGGATGTCCTTAATCTGCCCAGCGTGCAGCTTTGTGCAGGAGATTGTGTAAGCCAACAACAGCAAAAAACAGTAGCCGAAATCGGTAAAATTACTTTTGATATGTAG
- a CDS encoding class I SAM-dependent methyltransferase — protein MDWFEEWFDSPLYEKLYADRDEKEAEQLIEFLEHTLLSEKYHSILDLGCGRGRHSHNLAKRGYDVTGIDLSPAAIQTAKEKADELGLTNTRFEVRDMRNPLPQQFDAIVNLFTTFGYFKDDDENASVLDSVTAMLKREGLFVFDYLNAEKVRQNFVPEEKGEFQELRYEIKRYIKNGAIHKDIAFAGDKLDKPRVYWERVKLYGLDWFEKEMAKRDLKIIDVNGDYQGSDFDPQKSPRLLIISKLTK, from the coding sequence ATGGATTGGTTTGAAGAGTGGTTTGACAGTCCACTTTATGAAAAACTGTATGCCGATCGCGATGAAAAAGAAGCAGAACAATTAATTGAGTTTTTAGAACACACGCTTTTATCAGAGAAGTATCATTCTATTTTAGATTTGGGGTGCGGCCGGGGACGACATTCGCATAATTTAGCTAAACGTGGATATGATGTTACAGGCATAGATCTTTCTCCTGCAGCTATACAAACAGCCAAGGAAAAGGCTGATGAGCTTGGGTTAACGAATACGCGCTTTGAAGTTAGAGATATGCGAAATCCACTGCCCCAACAGTTTGATGCGATTGTCAACTTGTTTACGACTTTCGGCTATTTTAAAGATGACGATGAAAATGCTTCGGTGCTGGATAGTGTTACAGCAATGTTGAAGAGGGAGGGGCTTTTTGTTTTCGATTATTTAAATGCTGAAAAAGTGAGACAAAACTTTGTACCTGAAGAAAAGGGAGAGTTTCAGGAGCTTAGATATGAGATTAAACGATATATCAAAAATGGTGCAATTCATAAAGACATAGCATTTGCAGGAGATAAATTGGACAAACCTCGTGTATACTGGGAGCGTGTAAAGTTGTATGGACTGGATTGGTTTGAGAAGGAGATGGCGAAACGTGATCTTAAAATTATAGATGTGAATGGAGATTATCAGGGGAGTGATTTTGATCCGCAAAAGAGTCCGCGGTTACTAATTATCAGCAAATTAACCAAGTAA
- a CDS encoding OmpP1/FadL family transporter yields the protein MRKLIATVFLLLMCSGSAYSSGFSIYEASVRANGMLGAFSAYAEDASSIFYNPAGLGGLEGINITGGATIIAPRSTFRNLSPLAPAGQETVMEKQEFLVPNFYGSYQITDNLTAGIGVNAPFGLGTKWPEDWVGRGSSIETSIQTLFVTPSVGYEFSNTGIGNIRVGAGLRIAAHGEVKLSRAVTSFSPEGTFTLDGELKEPAFGFNAGVQYDPTDNITLGFMYRSEVTTEFEGDATFQNLSVGFPSSAQGGAEITLPASYVVALNVEPIEGLTTELDYVWWGWSSYDELNIEFDQPVPALGGNTITNERNYKDSWQLRFGAEYTELPVENLTVRGGIAYDENPIRDRYVDPTLPDSDRWLFSGGLSYQVTDYLAVDASYIFIRAKQRKVTNTHEGAIDGVYTTYANLPGLGFTLNL from the coding sequence ATGCGAAAACTAATAGCTACGGTATTTCTATTATTGATGTGTTCGGGATCGGCTTACTCAAGCGGATTCTCGATCTATGAAGCCAGCGTACGAGCCAATGGAATGCTCGGTGCATTCTCGGCCTATGCTGAAGATGCCTCTTCTATCTTTTACAATCCTGCAGGTCTGGGCGGATTAGAAGGTATAAACATCACGGGCGGAGCCACTATTATTGCTCCACGTTCCACCTTCCGAAACCTCTCCCCCCTGGCCCCTGCCGGACAAGAAACTGTAATGGAGAAACAGGAATTTCTTGTACCTAATTTCTATGGGTCATATCAAATAACCGATAATCTGACGGCGGGTATTGGCGTCAATGCTCCATTTGGTTTAGGCACAAAATGGCCTGAAGATTGGGTAGGTAGAGGTTCCTCTATTGAAACCAGTATTCAAACACTATTTGTTACTCCATCTGTTGGTTATGAATTCTCCAATACAGGTATTGGGAACATCCGTGTTGGGGCCGGTCTTAGAATTGCAGCACATGGAGAAGTAAAACTAAGTCGTGCTGTTACTTCTTTTAGCCCCGAAGGCACTTTTACCCTCGATGGAGAACTCAAGGAACCGGCTTTTGGATTTAATGCCGGTGTTCAATATGATCCCACCGATAACATAACGCTCGGCTTTATGTACCGTAGCGAAGTTACCACTGAATTTGAGGGGGATGCTACCTTCCAAAACCTAAGCGTAGGATTCCCCTCCTCGGCACAAGGTGGAGCCGAAATTACGCTGCCTGCCAGTTATGTTGTCGCCCTCAATGTAGAACCTATTGAAGGATTAACTACCGAACTTGATTACGTGTGGTGGGGCTGGTCCAGTTATGATGAATTGAATATTGAGTTTGATCAGCCAGTACCTGCACTGGGAGGTAATACTATCACCAATGAACGAAATTACAAAGATTCTTGGCAGCTGCGCTTTGGTGCTGAATACACGGAACTGCCCGTTGAAAATCTCACCGTTCGCGGGGGTATTGCGTATGATGAAAACCCTATTCGAGATCGCTATGTGGATCCCACCCTCCCAGATTCCGACCGCTGGTTATTTTCAGGTGGACTAAGCTACCAGGTTACCGATTACTTGGCTGTTGACGCTTCATACATCTTTATCCGGGCCAAACAACGCAAGGTAACCAATACACACGAGGGTGCTATTGACGGTGTCTATACTACCTATGCCAATCTACCGGGCTTAGGCTTTACACTGAATTTATAA
- a CDS encoding SGNH/GDSL hydrolase family protein, which translates to MNYLLTHSKKLLSLVLILALFTACEDYQDLDVDPVDTGDADFSSYVAVGNSLTAGFQNNALYQSGQKYSYPNLIARQVNQSEGFTQPIISDPGISSGDGRIELTNLDPVQTITNSSMGSPTTQAEKPFANLGIPGAVLVDYLNPNNSGDLKERATDDSRPDYNPFYGIVIEQSELAKDAPNLHNQVAKQDPSLVTFWLGNNDVLGFVTSGGEGQPITNPNDFDQLYQGSAQALGSTGANVVVYNIPDVTTIPYVFYLRTQLEQQGAIVYNEESQSYQLVTEQGNFDIYIEANGGSRVMRQADFPLLSAQEYFAQVQAGEAQPPVQPQTAIPDQLVLDGPAGGPQGSSELEQAAGAVQQYNATIENVAASAGFTVVDINQIFAETFNTFQSSGGEEGYQTNGLNLRPVPGELFSFDGVHPTNRGSAVIANETIEAINNSMNAGIEKINVSKIPEGFPVAN; encoded by the coding sequence ATGAATTATTTACTGACACATTCCAAAAAATTACTTTCGCTGGTTCTGATACTGGCACTTTTTACAGCCTGTGAGGATTATCAGGATCTGGATGTTGATCCAGTCGATACCGGCGATGCTGATTTTTCTTCATATGTTGCTGTGGGTAACAGTTTGACTGCTGGATTCCAGAATAATGCACTTTATCAATCCGGACAGAAATACTCTTATCCAAACCTTATTGCACGGCAAGTAAATCAGTCGGAGGGTTTTACACAGCCAATCATCAGCGATCCGGGCATCAGCAGTGGAGATGGACGTATTGAACTCACGAATCTGGATCCCGTTCAGACAATTACAAATAGTTCCATGGGTTCTCCAACCACACAAGCAGAAAAACCATTTGCTAACCTTGGGATTCCCGGTGCTGTGCTTGTCGATTATTTAAATCCAAATAACAGCGGGGATTTAAAAGAACGAGCAACTGATGACAGTCGTCCCGATTATAATCCCTTTTACGGCATTGTGATAGAACAATCAGAACTGGCAAAAGATGCACCTAACCTACATAACCAAGTTGCCAAACAAGATCCTTCTCTTGTTACCTTTTGGTTAGGCAATAACGATGTATTAGGCTTTGTTACTTCTGGTGGAGAAGGGCAACCGATTACCAATCCCAATGATTTCGATCAGCTTTACCAAGGCTCAGCACAAGCGCTTGGATCAACGGGAGCAAATGTGGTCGTATATAATATTCCCGATGTAACTACTATTCCCTATGTATTCTATCTTAGAACACAGTTAGAACAACAAGGAGCGATAGTATACAATGAGGAAAGCCAAAGTTACCAACTGGTGACCGAGCAAGGGAATTTCGATATCTATATTGAAGCTAATGGCGGATCACGTGTTATGCGTCAAGCAGATTTTCCTCTGCTTTCGGCCCAAGAATATTTTGCGCAAGTTCAAGCCGGAGAAGCTCAACCTCCGGTTCAACCACAAACAGCAATTCCCGATCAGTTAGTGCTTGATGGACCTGCGGGAGGCCCGCAAGGTAGTTCTGAATTGGAACAGGCAGCCGGTGCTGTCCAACAGTATAATGCCACTATTGAGAATGTGGCTGCTTCTGCTGGATTTACGGTTGTAGATATCAATCAGATCTTCGCTGAAACCTTTAATACCTTTCAGAGTTCTGGGGGCGAAGAGGGCTACCAAACAAATGGACTAAATCTGCGGCCAGTGCCCGGAGAGCTGTTCAGTTTTGATGGCGTACATCCCACAAACCGGGGATCTGCTGTTATTGCCAACGAAACTATTGAAGCAATTAACAACTCCATGAATGCGGGAATTGAGAAAATAAATGTATCCAAAATTCCGGAAGGGTTTCCTGTAGCCAATTAA
- the pyrF gene encoding orotidine-5'-phosphate decarboxylase — MTFNEKLLSTVKKNRSTLCVGLDPNLDLMPEPIISSDQPAHQKVEQFLKKVINVTADYCAAYKPNLGFFEALGPNGWDTFANILDHIPEDKIVIADAKRGDISSTAEHYAKAFFKRFAVDAVTLNPLMGFETLDPFLNNATKGVYVLTLTSNIGAKDILLKNLSNGKTVSSFIAKELRTKQRNSKTAIGMVVGATKANELTPVINQFSESPLLIPGVGKQGGSISALNEVLDQHSGIPLINSSRSIIYAGGDSSNWATAVAESAQHTTAKLAPITKRYV; from the coding sequence ATGACTTTTAACGAAAAACTTCTATCAACGGTAAAAAAGAATCGTTCTACCTTGTGTGTAGGTCTTGATCCCAATCTCGACCTCATGCCGGAACCTATTATTTCCTCGGATCAACCTGCCCACCAAAAAGTAGAGCAGTTCCTCAAAAAAGTAATTAATGTAACGGCTGATTACTGTGCGGCCTACAAACCTAACTTAGGTTTTTTTGAGGCCTTGGGCCCTAACGGATGGGATACATTTGCTAATATTTTAGATCATATTCCAGAAGATAAAATCGTTATTGCTGATGCTAAACGCGGGGATATCAGTTCCACCGCTGAACACTATGCCAAAGCCTTTTTCAAACGCTTTGCAGTAGATGCAGTAACCCTGAACCCATTGATGGGTTTTGAAACGCTTGATCCCTTTCTGAATAATGCCACAAAAGGGGTTTACGTACTCACGCTTACCTCAAATATCGGTGCCAAAGATATTCTGCTAAAAAATTTATCGAATGGAAAAACTGTTTCCAGCTTCATAGCTAAAGAACTTCGTACAAAACAAAGAAACAGTAAAACAGCCATTGGAATGGTGGTTGGCGCAACAAAGGCAAACGAGCTGACCCCAGTTATCAACCAGTTTTCTGAATCACCACTACTTATTCCCGGGGTGGGTAAACAGGGGGGATCAATATCGGCACTAAATGAGGTGCTGGATCAGCATTCTGGAATTCCGCTTATCAACTCGAGCCGAAGCATTATTTATGCCGGAGGAGATTCTTCAAACTGGGCGACGGCTGTAGCCGAATCTGCACAACATACAACTGCAAAATTAGCTCCAATTACTAAACGCTATGTCTAA
- the rnhA gene encoding ribonuclease HI — translation MSNKKRKTVIVFTDGACSGNPGPGGWGVLLQWNGEEKELTGGADHTTNNRMEMRAVIEALNAINQPCHVKIHSDSALIVNAFKQGWIDSWQKRGWKKANKKPVENQDLWKEMLEAMKPHKVEWIKVKGHADNERNNRVDALAVAASKRFQ, via the coding sequence ATGTCTAACAAAAAGAGGAAAACGGTTATTGTATTCACAGATGGTGCCTGCAGCGGAAACCCTGGCCCGGGTGGATGGGGCGTACTCCTGCAATGGAACGGGGAAGAAAAGGAACTCACCGGCGGGGCCGACCATACCACAAATAACCGTATGGAGATGCGCGCCGTCATCGAAGCACTAAATGCTATTAACCAACCCTGCCATGTAAAAATCCACAGTGACAGTGCGCTTATTGTTAATGCTTTTAAGCAGGGCTGGATTGACAGTTGGCAAAAGCGTGGATGGAAAAAGGCGAATAAAAAACCGGTTGAAAATCAGGATTTATGGAAGGAGATGCTTGAAGCTATGAAACCTCATAAGGTTGAATGGATTAAGGTCAAAGGTCATGCTGATAATGAACGCAATAATCGAGTAGATGCGTTAGCTGTGGCAGCTTCCAAGCGTTTTCAATAA